CTTGTTGCAGGTGTGCAGGCCCCACCAGCAAGCCCTGTTCTATATCCTGATGCTATCTCATTTCCACCGGTATAACTCCATTCCCATTCGCTACCTTCTTTACGCATGGCATACGCTGCAAGGCCAGCTATCTCAGTTTCAGTCATGCCTTTCCACCCACCGTTGCTGATAGCTTCATATACTGCTTTATGTCCTACATCAACTATACGGGATGCTTCCCGAAACCTGTTTATTGTTCCCTCATCTTTTATCATTGATAGTTTATCAATTATAGTATACGCATTGACCAGTTCAACATCTGGTAGGGCATCCCTGAATCGTTCATATTCATAATGTGTCAGGTTTCCCTCAGGCAAATAATTAGACATGCCACTTTCTATCCCAACTCTTCCCTTTTTGTTTTTTAAAAGGTCTTTGATATAATCAGCAATAAGCTCAATCTGATCCTGACCACCCATTGGTGCAAAACCAAATACATGATCTTCATCTAACCATGTCTCGTCAGCTACTCTTGCTGCATCAATAACAAAGGTAAACGCAGCTGGCATCCCTTCGTTAGGAATAACAACAAAACTTCTCCATGGGCAAAACGCATCTAAAGTCCAGGATAATGTTCGTAACCGGGAACCTAGATAAACATCAATATGTTCCTTTGCCATTTCCTGTTGGATAGCCTTGACTCTGCCAGGAAAGTCAATATAATAGGGCCCTTTATTTTCTAATCGTGATGTCATAGTGTATACCTCATAGTGTTATAATGTAGTGTGGTTAGTTAATATTGTGCAGGTATTTGTGATAATACTTTATTTAACCTGTCCGCTATAGCTGCTAATTTTAATGCTTTTACCATATTCCCTTTTAATTTTAATTTTCCTGTCATAAGAGCTTTTTGTGAACCTAACTCGGCTCTGGAAATCATGGCAAAAACCTGATAGTCACCGGATATGCGGAACTCAGCATCAGGTGGTTCACCCTCACCAAGGGCTAATGTGTCAAGCTTGCCATCAACAAATTTGAAAAAAAGATATTTGTTTTTACCATCAGGGCAGTCTAAATAAATATTGGACATTGATGATGTGATAAAATTCATCTTTTCTGGTGTGAGTTCACTTTTCAGGCGACGTTCAGCTTCATCACGCCATTCCTTTGTTAAATACATTAATTCCTGGGGCATAAGACACCTCCTAAAAATAAAAAAATAGTATTGAATTATTGTTTAAACAAACCCTGAGTAATCAGTTCCAGTGTTTGCTCAAACATTGAACGCACATATTTTTCCTCACTCCGTATGTACATGCGGATAATAAACATCTTATAAATAGAAAAAATTGCCTTTGACATCGATGATATATCCACAGGTCTAAAAAGACCTTTTTCAATTCCCTCTTTTAAGATATTTTTTATCATGGTAACTGAATTATTATTAATACGTTCATAGGGGTCTTTATTAGTAAACATGGGGAATATATCAGGGTCATGTATTAGGATATTGCGAAATTCAGCATCCATGGATAAATACTCTACTGCTTTTTGGCACATAATAATAAATTTATCTCTGGGATCATGTTCATTTTGAATTGCCTGACGTACATAATTTTGCCAGCGCAATAGAGCAAATTCAACTGTCTTGTGGTACAGGTCCTTTTTATCTTTAACATATAAATACAGGTTACCTTTTGTCATGTTGAGCTCTCTGGCTATATCTTCGACGGTGGTTTTTTTATACCCATATCTGGAAAAAACCTGAAGAGCAGCGGCATATATTTTTTCAGTGTTTTCTTTCTTTCTCATAACATAACTAAATAAATGAACAATATGTTAATATGTTCATTTATAATTTATACCTGAATATGTCAATGATAAAATTAATAAGTAAATAAAAAAAGTATCCAATTAAAAGTTGTTTGTGATTAAAAAGTTAAAGATTGAATATTCATACATACATCAGTGTTTAGAAAAATTACATTTTATTTTCATAGTAGCCAGCTGGGAAAATAACAAAAAATAATATAACTAATATTAAAAATGTTGACTATAAAAATATGTCTATAACATAGTGCTATATATGTATTATTGTATGATAAGGATATGAGGAATTTATGAAAACATTTTTTTATCCCAAAAGTATGGTTGTTGTAGGTGTTTCTCTGACAAAGATTAATTTAGGTAAGATTATACTTCTTAACAATCTCCAGCAAGCGTATACAGGAAAGCTGTATGGTGTAAGTACACAGGAAGGCCAGATTGAAGGAATACCAGTATATAAAGATATCCTTGATTTGCCTGAAACACCTGATGTTGCCATTATCATTACGCCAGCAAAAACAGTTCCTGAACAGCTGGAAAAATGTGGCAAAAAAGGGATACAGCATGTGGTCATAGAATCGGGTGGCTTCAGTGAATATTCACAAGCAGAGCAATCATTGGAACAACAGGTTCTTGCGATAGCCAACAGGTATGGGATAAAAATTATTGGTCCTAATTGTATTGGTACCATCAACTTTGAAGAACGGATGTTCATGCCGTTTGCATTTTTCCGTAAAGAATTAGTTGCAGGTGAAGTTTCAATGATTTCCCAGAGTGGTGGTGTTGGTAATACCTATCTGCATGCATTGCCTGAAAATCACATATTTATCAATAAATTTGTAAGCATTGGCAATAAACTCATGCTGGATGAGGTGGATTTTCTCAATTATTTTGTCAATGATGATGAAGCAACCAGAATTATTATATGCTACTTAGAAGGATTTAACCGGGGAAGGGAATTTTTTGATATAGCTCGTGCATCAGAAAAACCAATTATAGTACACAAATCAAACAGATCTCCAATTAGTGCAAAGATTGCTCAATCACATACAACAGCACTGTCAGCAAGCGATGCTGTTGTTGATGCTGCATTTGCGCAGGCAGGCGTCATACGTGCTGAAGATGAAGAGGAGGTTATTCTGGCTGTGAAAGCAATGCAGCTTCCACCCATGAAAGGAAGGAATGTGGCAGTATTGTCACGTTCAGGTGGGCATGCAGTTATTTCCGCTGATGCATGTTCCAAGTATAATTTTAATCTTATTACGTTCCCTGAAAGCTATATTGATACAATCCGCAGCCTCTACAAAACACGAGTCATTTCACATCAAAATCCACTGGATTTAGGTGAGATATTTGATTATACAATATTTGGCAAAATTGTTGAAGAGACCATTAAATTAGATGAGGTTGATGGCATTTTATTTAATCATCTATACCAGTCTGAATATGAAGCTGGCATGTCACGCACATTCCTTGATACAGTAGAACGACTGGTGCGTGTATATAACAAACCAGTCATGGTGGCAATGATTTCTGATGCTAAAGAAATGCTTGATATTAATATGAACCATCCAATGCCAATTTTTAATACACCATACAGCGCTGCACATGCACTTGCTATATCTGCTGATTACTATCAAAAAAAGGCAATGCGCAATAACAGAGGCATCGTTGACACTACCATAATGAAAGCAGTTAAAACTCACATCCCATATTTTGATACAATAGGAAAGGAAAACAGGGACCCACTTTTACATGAATCCATACAATTTTGTAGGTCTATTGGGGTACCGATAGTTAATGGAATATTGATCCAATCAGCAGAGGAAATTGAAAAAACAGAATTTCAATTCCCGATCGCTGCCAAGATAGTATCGCCGGATGCCATTCATAAAACTGAGGTTGAAGGTGTTAAACTTAACATTCAAACCAAAGACCAACTCAAAGATGTTTTTGAAGAAATGAAAAAATCATTATACGATTATAATCCCAATGCAGTGTTTTCTGGTGTGTATGTGCACACCATGGCACCGGGTGGAACAGAATTTTTTGTAGGAGCTAAAAAAGATCCAGTTTTTGGGCCGATAGTTGTTGCTGGATTGGGAGGTATTTATATTGAGCTATTCAAGGATGTATCTATTCGACTTGCTCCTGTTACAAGGGTAGAAGCATTGGAGATGATACAGGAGTTGAAAGCAGCACGGTTGTTTGAAGGGTTCAGAGGTAAGGAGCCACTTGACGCCCATGCATTCAGTGATGTCATCGTGACACTGAGTCAAGCAATAGCTTCAATTGAAGAAATTTTAGATATTGAATGCAATCCCGTTATGGTGTATTCACATGGGTGTATGGCTGTTGATGCGCGAATCTTTTTGCAAAAGCAGAAAGTTGCATCACCAACATCATTGTAGAATAATCGTAACCGAGAATAGAATAAACCCGCCTTAACAATACTAAAGGGCGGGTTTTTTATTTTGTTACAATTTTTTTGATACCGTAAATACGCTTGAAGAGATAGTTATTACCAAATATAATTTTGGAATGACATGCATAAAATCAACGTTTCAAAATATGTATTCTATACACTAATTATTCCTAAATGTGGAAATTTGAATAAAATGTAAAATAGTGTACACCGGGGGTGTCCCAAAAGACACCTTATTGCAATTACTTTGCCTTCCTGTCATTGCGAGGAACGAAGTGACGAAGCAATCTTATCTTGTGCGGCATTGAGATTGCTTCGCTACGCTCGCAATGACATTTCATCCGCGTCATTGCTATCCACACGGTTTGTTTTGACACGGCTCCGGTGTGCACTATATTCAGTATGAAATTTTTTAAGGAATTATTGCTGTATTCTATACAGGATTTCAAAAAAAATACCTATAGAATAATAAAATTACAGGTATACAATAAAAAAAGATTGATTTTAATTTCAGGCATAATAATATCGTTATCGATATATTGTCGAGTACATATCGCTATTCATCCTGATGAAAGGATATTATTACCTGTGGGGAGGAAACAGCATGGAATACACAGTTGAAAAGTTACCGTTATGGAAAAAGATCATCTATGCTTTAGGGCAGTTAGGATGGTCATTAGCTTCATTCAGTGTTGGTAATTTATTAATATATTTTTATCTGCCACCAGAGTCAGCTGATAAAGCAATATTTCCGGCATATATCTACCAGGGGTATGTGATTGGAGTGCTAACGATTATTGGACTAATCTACGCCTTTGGAAGGCTGTGGGATGCTATAACCGATCCAATAATTGCAACAATGTCTGATAGGTCACGTTCACCATTTGGACGAAGACGAAAATTTTTAGCCATTGGCGCATTCCCCTTTGCAATACTGGGAATGTTAGCGTTTATGCCACCGGTGAATGCTCTGTCACCATGGAATGCTGTATGGCTTTTTATAGTTGTAACGCTATTTTACTGGTTTATGACTATGTATGTAACGCCATTTTTTGCCTGGCTTTCTGAATTGGGACACAATCCCAAAGAACGGTTGTTTTTAAGTACGTTGATTTCAATAACCTGGGCTATAGGATTTGCCATTGGTTCGCAGGCAGTTGCATTACAGTCATTATTTGAACAAAGCTATGGCTACAGTTCAACAAAAGCATTTCAGGTTGTGATGATACTATTCAGTGGCGTATCACTGGTGTTGATGTATTTGCCGGTTATTTTTATTGATGAACGGCGATATTGTGAGCCCAATGTTTCCAATGAGGGTACCTTTGAGGCAGTACGTTCAGCATTTAAGAATAAAAATTTCTTATATTTTACTATCTCAGATTTAGCGTACTGGGTTGCACTTACATTCATTACAACTGGTTTAGTGTACTATGTAACAGTGTTACTTGAGCTGGATAAGGCTGTGTATTCTCAATATATGATTATTTTGTTTGCATTGAGTTTTCTATTCTATGTTCCGGTAAACTTGATAGCACAGAAGATAGGGAAGAAAAAGCTACTGGTGTTTGCATTTGTGCTGTATTCATCGGTGTATGTGGTGGCATCCATGTTAGGATGGTTCCCAATTGATAAAAATGTACAGGGCTTGATCATCATTGTTATGACGTCTTTACCATTAGCTATTTTTGGAATTTTACCCAATGCTATCATTGCTGATATTGCTGAAGCGGATGGGATACAAACAGGCAATTTTAAAGCTGGGATTTTCTTTGGAGCACGTACCTTCATGTCAAAGATGGGTCAGATGATTGCTGCACTTTTATTCCCATCACTCATATTACTGGGAAAAACACCACAGAATGATATAGGTGTACGATTAACGTGTGCTGTGGCATTTGTATTCTGTATTGCCGGATTAATTCTTTTCTTAAAGTATGATGAAAAGAAGGTTCTTGAGATACTGGCAACAAAAGAAAAGGTGTAATTTGTAATTATTGAAATTTAAGACATTTTGCTTGGGCACTTTCTTTTGTTTCCGCCGGGACAAAAGAAAGTGCATAGCAATATAAAGGCATTTTTTAAAAAATTGCTTATGAGATGTAGAGTAAGCTAAAAGACGTACGCAAAAAAGGAAAGAATACAATAAATATACGGGTAAAAGACTCGCTATTTTTAACTGATGAAAATTCTCATTTTGTGGATAACAGTAAACTTGGCACAAGGTTAAAGGATAGCAATCCTGGTATGAGGTTTTACAAAAACAACTGAATGGCGCAATTCTTATTGGAACGTGCATTGCTTAACAGGAGATGATGCAATTAAGTATTTGACAAATAGTTTTGCCATTTACACAATACCATTTGCACTTTAGTATTGTGTGATGGAGTATGATAAAAATAAATGTATCACAATCCTATAACTCTTCTGCTGCTGAAGTTTTTGCAGCACTTGACCATATTAATAAACTGGCACGGGTGAAGGCTGATTTAAAGAACTATCGCATTGCTCGTGATGAGGAAGGATTGCAGCTTATTGATGTGGATGTGCGTTTTATTATTAAGCGCTACCCACTGCGGCTTAAGTACACTGCTGTTCCCTTTAAATACTGTGAGCTCAAAATGCTGAAAGGAGCTTTGAAGCAGTACGAATACAGGTATACCGTTATGGAAGATACTGTGTCTGCAACGGTTACTATTGAGTGTTCAATCAGGTTGCCGTTGAGATATTTTATTGTTGCACCGCTTCTTAGAGCTATACTAAAACGCAGAATCAAAAAAGAATTAACGTTGCTAGGAAAAATATTACACACTACACTATAACACATGACAAAACCACTTATCGTCCAGAGCGACAATACGCTACTACTTGAGGTAGATAATCCCCTGTATGAAGAGGTGAGGGATGCAATTTTGCCTTTTGCTGAGCTTGAAAAAAGCCCCGAGCATATCCACACCTACCGTATAACGCCGTTATCGTTGTGGAATGCAGCCTCAGCTGGCCTTAGTACAAAAGAAATCCTGGAGCGTATTGAGCGATACTCGCGCTATTCTGTTCCTGCAATAGTTATCACCACCATCAAAGAGCAGATGGATCGCTATGGTTTGCTTACCCTGATAAAGCGTGGTGATACCCTCATCCTGCAATCTGATGATGTGCATATTATACGGGAGATAGCTACCCATAAACAGATTCAGAAATTTATTGAAGGGCAGCTTTCTGAGTATGAAATACGCGTAAAGCCTCACAATCGCGGGCATATAAAACAGGCGTTAATAAAGATTGGATTTCCCGTTGAAGATAAAGCGGGATACGTTGATGGTGATCCCTGCCCATTTGAGTTGCGAACTGTTACAGCCAGTGGCATGCCGTTTGAGATTCGTGATTATCAGAAGAATGCAATTGATAGTTTCTATCGCTCAGGAAGTGAAGAGGGTGGAAGCGGTGTGGTTGTGCTGCCCTGTGGTGCAGGCAAAACTATCGTTGGTATTGGCATTATGCACCGGTATCAAACAAAGACGCTCATCTGTGTTACCAACACCGTTGCGCTTCGCCAGTGGATTGATGAGCTATTGGATAAAACTACATTGACTAAAGATATGATTGCTGAGTATTCCGGTGATAGCAAAGACATTAAACCGGTAACTATCGCCACCTATAATATTTTGACATACCGCCGTAAAAAAGAAGATGAATTCAAGCATTTTGGCCTGTTTACACAGAATAACTGGGGCTTAATCATTTACGATGAAGTGCACCTTTTGCCAGCCCCCGTATTTAGAATGACTGCCGAGATACAGTCAAAGCGCCGTTTGGGGCTTACTGCCACACTGGTGCGTGAGGATGGACTGGAAACAGACGTGTTTAGCCTCATTGGGCCAAAAAAATTTGATATGCCCTGGAAGATGCTTGAAGAATGTAGGTGGATTGCAAAGGCTATCTGTACCGAGGTGCGTATTGAATTGCCCGAAAGCTTGCGCTATCAGTATACGGTTGCCGGCGATAGGCAAAAGTTTAGAATTGCTTCGGAGAATGAAAAAAAACTGCATTATGTGGAGCAATTATTAAAGGCTCACCCCAATGACCGTGTTCTTATCATTGGGCAATATATTGACCAGTTAGAAAAGATTCAGGAGCGTTTTTCATTTCCGCTTATTACCGGAAGCACTCCCATAAAAGAACGCGAGGAACTGTATAAACAATTTAAACAGGGTGCCATTACACGGCTTATTGTTTCAAAGGTTGCAAATTTTTCTATAGATCTTCCTGATGCCAATGTTGCCATTCAGGTTTCCGGTACGTTTGGTTCACGCCAGGAAGAGGCACAGCGTTTGGGGCGCATCCTTCGTCCAAAGCCGGGGGACAACACGGCGTATTTTTATTCGCTCATAACGGCACACACCGTTGAGGAAAATTTTGCGCACAACCGCCAGCTTTTCTTAACAGAGCAGGGGTATACCTACATCATCATGAATGAAAGCATGTTCCATGAAAAGTTTAGTTCTTAGTCTTTGTGCATTGGTTACTTCACTTTCCTATGCCTGGCAGCCGCTTCTTTATCAGGGCACAAATGGGAAATTATACTATAAGGGAAAACCATATCATCAGGGACTGCCTGATACAATAAGCATAAAAGACATTCAGTATGTGGGGAATACATTCTACTGTTCTACACGTGAGCACGGTTTATTTAAACGTACCGTGGGCGATAGTTCCTGGCATAGTATCACTCCCCATGACGCTCACGTGCGGACAATAAACGGGTTGCTTCCCACCTACCGCAGTATATCAGCTTTTTGTGTTGATGGCTCTGACCCCACAATCCTTTATGTTGCCACCAAGTATTCGCTGTATTGCTCAAAGGACAGCGGTACAAGCTGGCAAAGTGTTGCATTGACCGGCCTTCCTGCCAATGCATGTATTACGGCACTCTATGCTTTTGGTAGCACGCTTATGGTGGGGACATCTTGGAATGGGGTGTATCGATATACAGATAACAGGTTTACCAATGTAAGCAATGGCCTTCCCCAAAGACAGTATTCTGACAGCATTGTGTTTATTGAAGAGGTATACAGAGTTTCACCTGAAGTTTGCATAACAACATATACAAACCAGGTGTTTGCGTATAACGGAAAGGAATGGAAAAAACGATTACGTGGACATATTGGCAACCTATGGGGTGGTAGTATTGATGGCAGTGTGGTTGTGATGGACAACGATGCAGTAGTGACAATTACAGGGCAAAAGGAATATTATCAGGAACTATTGCCCATACAGGCTCACTGTGCTTTGCTTACCGATGGCACACACTGTTTATTTGTAAAGGCGATTGAACAAAAAAAGGATACAATACGCGGGTTGTATGCGGGAGTTCCTTCATCGTGGAAAATGGTTAAGGAGCTTGTTGCCGTTGCAAAAAAAACAGGTTATAATGCACTGGTGTTTGACATTAAAGATGATTATGGTAATGTGTATGTAAGTGAACCAACTGCTGCATCCATTGGGGCATTGCGTAAAGGATTGCCGCCAGAAGAGGTGTGTGCATATGTACACAAACACAATGTGAAGGCAATTGCACGCATGGTGGTATTTAAGGATCAGCGATTGTTTCAAGCGTTTGATACAAAATATGCAATTAAGGATGGTGCTACAAA
This genomic interval from Spirochaetota bacterium contains the following:
- a CDS encoding M24 family metallopeptidase; amino-acid sequence: MTSRLENKGPYYIDFPGRVKAIQQEMAKEHIDVYLGSRLRTLSWTLDAFCPWRSFVVIPNEGMPAAFTFVIDAARVADETWLDEDHVFGFAPMGGQDQIELIADYIKDLLKNKKGRVGIESGMSNYLPEGNLTHYEYERFRDALPDVELVNAYTIIDKLSMIKDEGTINRFREASRIVDVGHKAVYEAISNGGWKGMTETEIAGLAAYAMRKEGSEWEWSYTGGNEIASGYRTGLAGGACTPATRKKIAAGEPLMVDIHAMFMLGLGDHSHNYLIEPVTDRQRWHAQNFLDIVNLTLKTYKAGITPSLLAEQMMAFAEEQGFADYMVPGFEHGIGMMGDEWRIGLNDGPFPFWTNPDHVYQENELIICALQYACPQDNIGFRYENPIVIHKGYCEPLSQYPLTIDEIK
- a CDS encoding SCP2 sterol-binding domain-containing protein, which codes for MPQELMYLTKEWRDEAERRLKSELTPEKMNFITSSMSNIYLDCPDGKNKYLFFKFVDGKLDTLALGEGEPPDAEFRISGDYQVFAMISRAELGSQKALMTGKLKLKGNMVKALKLAAIADRLNKVLSQIPAQY
- a CDS encoding TetR/AcrR family transcriptional regulator encodes the protein MRKKENTEKIYAAALQVFSRYGYKKTTVEDIARELNMTKGNLYLYVKDKKDLYHKTVEFALLRWQNYVRQAIQNEHDPRDKFIIMCQKAVEYLSMDAEFRNILIHDPDIFPMFTNKDPYERINNNSVTMIKNILKEGIEKGLFRPVDISSMSKAIFSIYKMFIIRMYIRSEEKYVRSMFEQTLELITQGLFKQ
- a CDS encoding acetate--CoA ligase family protein, which gives rise to MKTFFYPKSMVVVGVSLTKINLGKIILLNNLQQAYTGKLYGVSTQEGQIEGIPVYKDILDLPETPDVAIIITPAKTVPEQLEKCGKKGIQHVVIESGGFSEYSQAEQSLEQQVLAIANRYGIKIIGPNCIGTINFEERMFMPFAFFRKELVAGEVSMISQSGGVGNTYLHALPENHIFINKFVSIGNKLMLDEVDFLNYFVNDDEATRIIICYLEGFNRGREFFDIARASEKPIIVHKSNRSPISAKIAQSHTTALSASDAVVDAAFAQAGVIRAEDEEEVILAVKAMQLPPMKGRNVAVLSRSGGHAVISADACSKYNFNLITFPESYIDTIRSLYKTRVISHQNPLDLGEIFDYTIFGKIVEETIKLDEVDGILFNHLYQSEYEAGMSRTFLDTVERLVRVYNKPVMVAMISDAKEMLDINMNHPMPIFNTPYSAAHALAISADYYQKKAMRNNRGIVDTTIMKAVKTHIPYFDTIGKENRDPLLHESIQFCRSIGVPIVNGILIQSAEEIEKTEFQFPIAAKIVSPDAIHKTEVEGVKLNIQTKDQLKDVFEEMKKSLYDYNPNAVFSGVYVHTMAPGGTEFFVGAKKDPVFGPIVVAGLGGIYIELFKDVSIRLAPVTRVEALEMIQELKAARLFEGFRGKEPLDAHAFSDVIVTLSQAIASIEEILDIECNPVMVYSHGCMAVDARIFLQKQKVASPTSL
- a CDS encoding MFS transporter; this translates as MEYTVEKLPLWKKIIYALGQLGWSLASFSVGNLLIYFYLPPESADKAIFPAYIYQGYVIGVLTIIGLIYAFGRLWDAITDPIIATMSDRSRSPFGRRRKFLAIGAFPFAILGMLAFMPPVNALSPWNAVWLFIVVTLFYWFMTMYVTPFFAWLSELGHNPKERLFLSTLISITWAIGFAIGSQAVALQSLFEQSYGYSSTKAFQVVMILFSGVSLVLMYLPVIFIDERRYCEPNVSNEGTFEAVRSAFKNKNFLYFTISDLAYWVALTFITTGLVYYVTVLLELDKAVYSQYMIILFALSFLFYVPVNLIAQKIGKKKLLVFAFVLYSSVYVVASMLGWFPIDKNVQGLIIIVMTSLPLAIFGILPNAIIADIAEADGIQTGNFKAGIFFGARTFMSKMGQMIAALLFPSLILLGKTPQNDIGVRLTCAVAFVFCIAGLILFLKYDEKKVLEILATKEKV
- a CDS encoding DNA repair helicase XPB, with translation MTKPLIVQSDNTLLLEVDNPLYEEVRDAILPFAELEKSPEHIHTYRITPLSLWNAASAGLSTKEILERIERYSRYSVPAIVITTIKEQMDRYGLLTLIKRGDTLILQSDDVHIIREIATHKQIQKFIEGQLSEYEIRVKPHNRGHIKQALIKIGFPVEDKAGYVDGDPCPFELRTVTASGMPFEIRDYQKNAIDSFYRSGSEEGGSGVVVLPCGAGKTIVGIGIMHRYQTKTLICVTNTVALRQWIDELLDKTTLTKDMIAEYSGDSKDIKPVTIATYNILTYRRKKEDEFKHFGLFTQNNWGLIIYDEVHLLPAPVFRMTAEIQSKRRLGLTATLVREDGLETDVFSLIGPKKFDMPWKMLEECRWIAKAICTEVRIELPESLRYQYTVAGDRQKFRIASENEKKLHYVEQLLKAHPNDRVLIIGQYIDQLEKIQERFSFPLITGSTPIKEREELYKQFKQGAITRLIVSKVANFSIDLPDANVAIQVSGTFGSRQEEAQRLGRILRPKPGDNTAYFYSLITAHTVEENFAHNRQLFLTEQGYTYIIMNESMFHEKFSS
- a CDS encoding putative glycoside hydrolase yields the protein MKSLVLSLCALVTSLSYAWQPLLYQGTNGKLYYKGKPYHQGLPDTISIKDIQYVGNTFYCSTREHGLFKRTVGDSSWHSITPHDAHVRTINGLLPTYRSISAFCVDGSDPTILYVATKYSLYCSKDSGTSWQSVALTGLPANACITALYAFGSTLMVGTSWNGVYRYTDNRFTNVSNGLPQRQYSDSIVFIEEVYRVSPEVCITTYTNQVFAYNGKEWKKRLRGHIGNLWGGSIDGSVVVMDNDAVVTITGQKEYYQELLPIQAHCALLTDGTHCLFVKAIEQKKDTIRGLYAGVPSSWKMVKELVAVAKKTGYNALVFDIKDDYGNVYVSEPTAASIGALRKGLPPEEVCAYVHKHNVKAIARMVVFKDQRLFQAFDTKYAIKDGATKKAWRGNPKEYWVDPYSEFVHSYNIAIAKEAQKAGFDEVQFDYIRFPTDGPVHRCMFTFKPTNGIYKYEAIAAYLRSAKQALHVPISVDVYGFTVWYEFGQWLGQDIEAMASIVDVLCPMVYPSHYGRKFFDGSIDPGDYYAIVTESNRRALIKSQAYVRPYLQAFKMLSPGWGYDYIQKQIQACSDVGVHGYILWNAGRDYGVLKKIQ